The Acidimicrobiia bacterium genomic sequence GCGCGCGGCGACCGGCCGTGACCGCGTCGTGCCGCGCGTCGTCGGTGTCCCGGCCCGGTACGTCGCGGGCGAGGAGTCCGCGCTCGTCCACTGGTTGAACGGTGGCGACGCCAAGCCGACCAACGTCCCGCCCCGCCCGTTCGAGCGCGGTGTGTCCGGCCGGCCCACGCTCGTGCAGAACGTCGAGACGCTCGCGCACGTCGCGCTCGTCGCGCGTCATGGCGGCGACTGGTTCCGCGCGGTCGGCACGCCCGCCGAGCCGGGGTCGATCCTCGTGACGATCTCGGGCGCGGTCGCGTCTCCGGGCGTCTGCGAGGTCGAGCTCGGCACACCGCTCGGGCACGTGATCTCGCGCGCGGGTGGCGCGACCTCGCCCTTGTCGGCCGTCCTCGTCGGCGGGTACTTCGGCACCTGGCTGCCGGCGACGTCGCTCGACGAGGCCGTTCTCGCGAACACGGAGCTGCGCGCCCGCGGCGGGGGGATCGGCTGCGGCGTCGTCGTCGCGCTCCCCGGGACGGCGTGCGGGCTCGTCGAAGCCGCGCGCGTGGCGCGCTACCTTGCCGACGAGACGGCGGGCCAGTGTGGTCCCTGCGTCAACGGGCTCGCCGCGGTCGCGGGTGCGGTCGAGGAGATCGCGTATCGGAAGGCGACGCCTGAGCGGGTGCGGCAGATCGACCGTTGGACGCGGATGATCGCGGACCGCGGCGCGTGCCATCACCCCGACGGTGCGATCCGCTTCGTGCGCAGCGCCCTCGACGCGTTCCGCGACGAGCTCGACATGCACGCCCGCGGCCGTTGCACCGGCTCGGCCACAGCGCCGGTGCTGCCCGTGCCGTCCGGGCAGTCGCGCGACCGGGGTTGGAGGTGAGCACGTCGATGGCTCGCACGCTGCGCCTCGAGGTCGACATCATCCGCTGCGACGGGCACGGCATCTGTGCCGAGATGTTCCCCGAGCGCGTCTCCCTCGACGACTGGGGGTACCCGATCGTCGACGGTGCCGAGATCCCGCAGCGCTGCCTCGCCGACGCCCGCCGGGCGGTCCACGCGTGCCCGGCGCTCGCCCTCCGCCTGGTCGAGGAGTAGCGGGACGAAGGGAGGAACGGGAACGTTTCCTCAACTCGGGCCCCGAACCGGCCGAGTAGTCGTCCGTGGCCGAACCCATGCGGACGCCGCCGACGCCCACGCCGTCGGTCATCGAGCTGGTCGACCCGGCCGGCAACCCGTACCTGCAGGGCGTCTTCGCGCCCGTCGCCGAGGAGCTCGACGCGGACGCGCTCCAGGTCGAGGGGCACGTCCCCACCGAGCTGCGCGGGAGCTATCTGCGCAACGGCCCCAACCCGCAGTTCACGCCCCTCGGCAGCTACACGTATCCCTTCGACGGCGACGGCATGATCCACATGGTCACGTTCGAGGGGGGTCACGTCCGCTACCGCAACCGGTGGGTGGCGACCCGCGGGCTCGTCGCCGAGCGCCGCGCCGGGCACGCCCTGTACGGCGGCACGTTCACGCCGATCGTGCCCGACCCCGCCCGCATCGGCCCCGACGGCGACCCCAACCCGTTCAAGAACTGGGCGAACACCAACGTCGTCCGCCACTGCGGGAAGGTGCTCGCGCTGTACGAGGGCGGCCTGCCCTACGAGCTGACGCCCGCCCTCGAGACGGTCGGCGAGGTCGACTACGAGGGCCTGCTCCCCACCGCGATGTGCGCGCACCCGAAGCTCGACCCGATCTGGGACGAGCTGTGCTTCTTCCGCTACGACGTCGTGCCCCCGTACCTCGTGTACGGCGTCGTCGGGCCCAAGGGGCGCATCACGCGCACCGAGCCGATCGACCTGCCCGACCCGGTGATGATCCACGACTTCGTCGTCACCGATCAGCACGTCGTCTTCTTCGACAGCCCCGCGGTGTTCGACCTCGACGCCATGACGCACGGTGGCCCCGTCCTGGCGTGGCGCGAGAACCGCGGGACGCGCATCGGCGTGATGAACCGTGAGGGCGACCCGCGCGTCGTGTGGATCCCGGTCGAGGACTGCTACGCGATGCACTTCCTCAACGGCTACACGGAGGGCGAGACCGTCGTCGTCGACTACGTGTACCGCCGCCGGCTCGACCTGGTCGGCTCGTCGCCGGACAACGCGCCCCGCATGCACCGCGCCGTGATCGACCTGAGCCGACGCTCCGTGCGCGACGAGCTCGTCGACCACCGCACCGTGGAGTTCCCGCGCATCGACGATCGCCGCACCGGGTTGCACCACCGTGTCGGCTACGCAGCCGCCGTGACGCATCCCGA encodes the following:
- a CDS encoding NADH-ubiquinone oxidoreductase-F iron-sulfur binding region domain-containing protein, producing MTAVQDERLRGGYAPDGLPRLLVGERDGTGSLEEHLRVHGALPPRIDPRSMLDELDRSGLAGRGGASFPTARKWRAVADRRGRAVVVANGCEGEPASQKDALLLARFPHLVLDGLAVAAATVGARDAVLAVERTRPELVTAVTRAISERAATGRDRVVPRVVGVPARYVAGEESALVHWLNGGDAKPTNVPPRPFERGVSGRPTLVQNVETLAHVALVARHGGDWFRAVGTPAEPGSILVTISGAVASPGVCEVELGTPLGHVISRAGGATSPLSAVLVGGYFGTWLPATSLDEAVLANTELRARGGGIGCGVVVALPGTACGLVEAARVARYLADETAGQCGPCVNGLAAVAGAVEEIAYRKATPERVRQIDRWTRMIADRGACHHPDGAIRFVRSALDAFRDELDMHARGRCTGSATAPVLPVPSGQSRDRGWR
- a CDS encoding ferredoxin yields the protein MARTLRLEVDIIRCDGHGICAEMFPERVSLDDWGYPIVDGAEIPQRCLADARRAVHACPALALRLVEE
- a CDS encoding carotenoid oxygenase family protein, whose amino-acid sequence is MAEPMRTPPTPTPSVIELVDPAGNPYLQGVFAPVAEELDADALQVEGHVPTELRGSYLRNGPNPQFTPLGSYTYPFDGDGMIHMVTFEGGHVRYRNRWVATRGLVAERRAGHALYGGTFTPIVPDPARIGPDGDPNPFKNWANTNVVRHCGKVLALYEGGLPYELTPALETVGEVDYEGLLPTAMCAHPKLDPIWDELCFFRYDVVPPYLVYGVVGPKGRITRTEPIDLPDPVMIHDFVVTDQHVVFFDSPAVFDLDAMTHGGPVLAWRENRGTRIGVMNREGDPRVVWIPVEDCYAMHFLNGYTEGETVVVDYVYRRRLDLVGSSPDNAPRMHRAVIDLSRRSVRDELVDHRTVEFPRIDDRRTGLHHRVGYAAAVTHPDGVKGGSFDTIVRYDVDSGTSSEHRFPPGVVVGEPVFAPRPGGWDEDDGWLLVFAYDLARDRSDLVILDAARVASSPVAVVHLPARVPAGLHGNWFPAE